A genome region from Mycobacteriales bacterium includes the following:
- the scpB gene encoding SMC-Scp complex subunit ScpB — protein MTDPTPEPSLRAALEAVLMVVDEPVPDVVLAQVVEQPRELVAETLAALADEYTAQGRGFDLRHVAGGWRLYTRPECAPYVERFVVDGQQARLTQAALETLAVVAYQQPVSRARVSGVRGVNVDGVMRTLINRGLVEEAGTQSDTGATLYRTTQYFLERLGLDDLDQLPPLAPHLPEPHDLVLDELSLTD, from the coding sequence ATGACCGACCCGACGCCTGAGCCGAGCCTGCGCGCGGCGCTCGAGGCCGTGCTGATGGTGGTCGACGAGCCGGTGCCCGACGTGGTCCTCGCGCAGGTGGTCGAGCAGCCGCGTGAGCTCGTCGCCGAGACCCTCGCCGCGCTCGCCGACGAATACACCGCACAGGGCCGCGGCTTCGACCTGCGCCACGTGGCGGGCGGGTGGCGCCTCTACACGCGGCCCGAGTGCGCGCCCTACGTCGAGCGGTTCGTCGTCGACGGGCAGCAGGCGCGGCTCACCCAGGCCGCGTTGGAGACGCTCGCGGTGGTCGCCTACCAGCAGCCGGTGAGCCGCGCCCGGGTGTCCGGGGTCCGCGGCGTCAACGTCGACGGCGTGATGCGCACGCTGATCAACCGGGGTCTGGTCGAGGAGGCCGGCACCCAGAGCGACACCGGCGCGACGCTCTACCGCACGACGCAGTACTTCCTCGAGCGGCTCGGGCTCGACGACCTCGACCAGCTGCCGCCGCTCGCTCCGCACCTGCCGGAGCCGCACGACCTTGTGCTCGATGAGCTCAGCCTCACCGACTGA
- a CDS encoding ScpA family protein: protein MTIVEEAPGRSGFSVRLDNFEGPFDLLLSLIAKHRLDVTLVALSQVTDEFIAYIRGQGDGWDLGQASEFLVVAATLLDLKAARLLPAADVEDEDDLALLEARDLLFARLLQYRAYKEVAALLEARMADHGRRYPRAVGLEPQFAAVLPEVLLGLGAEQFAALAARAMTPKPAPVVAVDHLHAPQVSVREQAGVLAERLRSAGQATFRSLIADCDSTPLVVGRFLALLELYREGVVGFEQVTALGELTVRWTGGDTVVEPDRWSTDESYDGEGPAHDRPDA from the coding sequence GTGACGATCGTCGAGGAGGCGCCCGGCCGCTCCGGGTTCTCGGTCCGCCTCGACAACTTCGAGGGGCCGTTCGATCTGCTCCTCTCACTGATCGCCAAGCACCGCCTCGACGTCACGCTCGTCGCGCTTTCGCAGGTCACCGACGAGTTCATCGCCTACATCCGCGGGCAGGGCGACGGCTGGGACCTCGGACAGGCCAGCGAGTTCCTCGTCGTGGCCGCCACCCTCCTCGACCTCAAGGCCGCCCGGCTCCTGCCCGCCGCCGACGTGGAGGACGAGGACGACCTCGCCCTGCTCGAAGCCCGCGACCTGCTGTTCGCCCGGCTGCTGCAGTACCGCGCCTACAAGGAGGTCGCCGCGCTGCTCGAGGCGCGGATGGCCGACCACGGGCGCCGCTACCCGCGCGCGGTCGGGCTCGAGCCGCAGTTCGCTGCCGTGCTGCCCGAGGTGTTGCTCGGACTGGGGGCCGAGCAGTTCGCCGCGCTGGCCGCGCGGGCGATGACGCCGAAGCCGGCGCCGGTCGTCGCCGTCGACCACCTGCACGCGCCGCAGGTCAGCGTGCGCGAGCAGGCGGGCGTGCTGGCGGAGCGGCTGCGCAGCGCCGGGCAGGCGACGTTCCGCTCGCTGATCGCTGACTGCGACAGCACGCCACTGGTCGTGGGGCGGTTCCTCGCCCTGCTCGAGCTCTACCGCGAGGGCGTCGTCGGCTTCGAGCAGGTGACCGCGCTCGGCGAGCTGACCGTGCGCTGGACCGGCGGTGACACCGTGGTGGAGCCCGACCGCTGGAGCACCGACGAGTCGTACGACGGGGAAGGACCGGCCCATGACCGACCCGACGCCTGA